The proteins below come from a single Leifsonia sp. 1010 genomic window:
- a CDS encoding fused MFS/spermidine synthase, with protein MSPNPTPQNPSVVLSESGYLATVEPDRFVPGAYQLVVDGTPQSHVNLDDPSQLFFEYIQRMGNVIDLIGEPGQPITAVHLGAGALTLPRYIAYTRPGSRQQVVELESRLVDLVREQLPLPRYAQIRIRHGDAREVVGKLPNGLRGEVDLLVVDIFSGSRTPAHVTSAEFYRSAVSLLKPDGIVLVNVADGPPLSFARSQVSTLGSVVENVAALAETQVLKGRRFGNVVLVGSNSPLPLEWLPRLLASGPHPAKAVAGEELRTFAAGAPIVTDATSVPSPPPARSIFQSGTRRD; from the coding sequence GTGTCTCCGAACCCGACCCCCCAGAACCCCTCGGTCGTCCTCTCGGAGAGCGGCTACCTGGCGACCGTGGAGCCCGACCGGTTCGTGCCCGGCGCCTACCAGCTCGTCGTCGACGGCACGCCGCAGTCGCATGTGAACCTCGACGATCCGTCGCAGCTGTTCTTCGAGTACATCCAGCGGATGGGCAATGTCATCGACCTGATCGGCGAGCCGGGCCAGCCCATCACGGCCGTGCACCTCGGGGCCGGCGCGCTGACGCTCCCGCGGTACATCGCCTATACGCGCCCCGGTTCGCGGCAGCAGGTCGTGGAGCTCGAGAGCCGTCTGGTGGACCTGGTGCGCGAGCAGCTCCCGCTCCCCCGCTACGCGCAGATCCGTATCCGCCACGGCGACGCCCGCGAGGTCGTCGGCAAGCTGCCGAACGGCTTGCGCGGCGAGGTCGATCTGCTCGTGGTGGACATCTTCAGCGGGTCGCGCACGCCCGCGCACGTCACGAGCGCCGAGTTCTACCGCTCGGCAGTCTCGCTGCTGAAGCCGGATGGCATCGTGCTCGTGAACGTCGCGGACGGGCCGCCGCTCAGCTTCGCCCGCAGCCAGGTGTCCACCCTCGGCTCCGTCGTCGAGAACGTCGCGGCGCTCGCCGAGACGCAGGTGCTGAAGGGTCGCCGGTTCGGGAACGTCGTGCTGGTCGGATCGAACTCGCCGCTCCCCCTCGAGTGGCTGCCGCGCCTGCTGGCGAGCGGGCCGCATCCCGCGAAGGCCGTGGCCGGCGAGGAGCTGCGGACGTTCGCCGCGGGCGCGCCGATCGTGACCGATGCGACCAGCGTGCCGTCGCCGCCTCCCGCGCGCAGCATCTTCCAGAGCGGCACTCGCCGCGACTGA
- a CDS encoding biotin-dependent carboxyltransferase family protein: protein MSGLRILSPGALALIQDLGRPGFAALGVGRSGALDRTALRLGNRLLGNDEGDAGIEVLLGAFEARFGRDTWFAVTGAVGSILLDDRPVDAHQAVRARSGQVLRIGAATAGLRWYLAVRGGVAALPVLGSRSRDTLAGLGPAPLQAGDLVPIGEHPGSDLPLLDFVPVADPTPGAVEVRAHAGPRADWFTHRALESFFSVEWRVAAESDRIGARLDPVRAPAHAAGVTPHPDPLLERAIRHELPSEPMVAGAVQVSPDGRPTVLLADHPVTGGYPVIAVVADGSLDAFAQLRPGQPVSFRHA, encoded by the coding sequence ATGAGCGGCCTGCGCATCCTGAGCCCCGGTGCCCTCGCACTCATCCAGGACCTCGGGCGGCCCGGTTTCGCGGCTCTCGGGGTCGGCCGATCGGGTGCCCTCGACCGGACCGCTCTGCGGCTGGGCAACCGGTTGCTCGGCAACGACGAGGGCGACGCGGGAATCGAGGTGCTCCTCGGCGCATTCGAGGCGCGCTTCGGGCGCGACACCTGGTTCGCGGTCACCGGAGCCGTCGGCTCGATTCTCCTCGACGATCGCCCAGTGGATGCGCACCAGGCCGTGCGAGCACGTTCTGGGCAGGTGCTGCGGATCGGAGCGGCGACGGCCGGACTGCGCTGGTACCTGGCCGTGCGCGGCGGGGTGGCTGCGCTTCCGGTTCTCGGGTCGCGCTCCCGCGACACGCTCGCCGGTCTCGGGCCGGCGCCCCTGCAGGCGGGTGACCTGGTACCGATCGGCGAGCATCCCGGCTCCGACCTCCCGCTGCTGGACTTCGTCCCGGTCGCCGACCCGACGCCCGGGGCCGTCGAGGTGCGCGCTCACGCAGGCCCCCGAGCCGACTGGTTCACCCACCGGGCGCTGGAGTCCTTCTTCTCCGTCGAGTGGCGCGTCGCGGCCGAGAGCGACCGCATCGGCGCGCGGCTCGACCCCGTGCGGGCGCCCGCACACGCGGCGGGCGTCACCCCGCATCCCGATCCGCTGCTGGAGCGGGCGATCCGTCACGAGCTCCCGAGCGAGCCGATGGTCGCCGGCGCCGTGCAGGTCTCGCCCGACGGCCGTCCGACCGTGCTGCTCGCCGACCATCCGGTCACCGGCGGGTACCCGGTGATCGCCGTCGTGGCCGACGGCTCGCTCGATGCCTTCGCCCAGCTGCGGCCCGGCCAGCCGGTGTCCTTCCGGCACGCCTGA
- a CDS encoding allophanate hydrolase subunit 1, with product MTARILPYGDHALLVELDGLDAVLALFRGLEATRPEGVVELVPAARTIAVMVEPRILSLSAARGWVERTQPLPAGAVEERVVELDVRYDGDDLAEVARLTERTEAEVVAFHTGTPWRVAFGGFAPGFAYLVSDSPVGGALEVPRRATPRTAVPPGSVGLAGTFSGVYPRPSPGGWQLIGRTDATLWDETADPPALLRPGTVVRFREVR from the coding sequence ATGACCGCACGCATCCTGCCCTACGGCGACCACGCCCTGCTCGTGGAGCTGGACGGGCTGGATGCCGTGCTCGCCCTCTTCCGCGGGCTCGAGGCGACGCGGCCGGAGGGCGTTGTGGAGCTGGTGCCCGCCGCCCGCACCATCGCGGTCATGGTCGAGCCACGCATCCTGTCGCTCAGCGCAGCCCGCGGCTGGGTCGAGCGCACGCAGCCCCTGCCCGCCGGCGCTGTCGAGGAGCGGGTCGTCGAACTGGACGTCCGCTACGACGGCGACGACCTCGCGGAGGTCGCCCGGCTCACCGAGCGGACCGAGGCGGAGGTCGTCGCGTTCCACACCGGCACCCCGTGGCGGGTCGCCTTCGGCGGCTTCGCGCCCGGCTTCGCCTACCTGGTGAGCGACAGCCCGGTGGGCGGCGCGCTGGAGGTCCCGCGCCGGGCGACGCCGCGCACGGCGGTGCCGCCGGGGTCGGTCGGCCTCGCAGGAACGTTCAGCGGCGTGTATCCACGACCGAGTCCGGGCGGCTGGCAGCTCATCGGCCGCACCGACGCGACGCTGTGGGATGAGACGGCCGATCCTCCCGCGCTGCTCCGGCCTGGGACGGTCGTGCGCTTCCGGGAGGTGCGATGA
- a CDS encoding 5-oxoprolinase subunit PxpA, producing the protein MSRSVDLNSDLGESFGAWSMGDDAALLRVVSSANVACGFHAGDPSTMLATCREAAANGVTVGAHVSYRDLAGFGRRAMDVPAGELRDEVLYQLAALAGVARVAGTSVRYVKPHGALYNRIVRDAAQARAVVDAVAAFDPTLALLGLAGSAVERAADDAGVRFVREAFVDRGYRSDGTLVPRTEPGALLSDDGEIAARAVRMVTEGRVVAVDGTDIPVEVDSLCVHGDTPGAVAMALAVRGALGASGVRVEPFA; encoded by the coding sequence ATGAGCCGTTCCGTCGACCTCAACAGCGACCTGGGGGAGTCGTTCGGCGCTTGGTCGATGGGCGACGACGCCGCACTGCTGCGGGTGGTCTCCAGTGCGAACGTCGCCTGCGGCTTCCACGCGGGCGACCCGTCCACGATGCTCGCGACCTGCCGCGAGGCCGCCGCGAACGGCGTGACCGTCGGCGCCCATGTGTCCTATCGCGACCTGGCGGGATTCGGGCGGCGCGCGATGGACGTGCCCGCCGGCGAGCTCCGCGACGAGGTGCTGTACCAGCTCGCCGCGCTCGCGGGGGTCGCCCGGGTGGCCGGAACCTCCGTGCGCTACGTCAAGCCCCACGGCGCGCTGTACAACCGTATCGTGCGCGACGCGGCTCAGGCACGGGCTGTGGTGGATGCGGTGGCCGCCTTCGACCCGACGCTCGCCCTGCTCGGACTGGCCGGCTCCGCGGTGGAACGCGCGGCGGATGATGCCGGAGTCCGGTTCGTCCGCGAGGCGTTCGTCGACCGCGGCTACCGCTCCGACGGCACGCTGGTGCCGCGCACCGAACCGGGTGCGCTGCTCTCCGACGACGGGGAGATCGCGGCGCGGGCCGTGCGCATGGTCACCGAGGGCCGCGTCGTCGCCGTCGACGGCACCGACATCCCCGTCGAGGTGGACTCGCTGTGCGTCCACGGCGACACCCCGGGTGCGGTCGCGATGGCGCTCGCGGTGCGTGGTGCGCTCGGCGCATCCGGAGTGCGCGTGGAGCCGTTCGCATGA
- a CDS encoding CGNR zinc finger domain-containing protein, giving the protein MATEAILTRGTGQWMEPSDGQRWWFDSGSLALDFAYTGEFAHAADTDGDNDPDRHAVRDAHGLNAWLVERFPEVAPTAGDREFRDARTLRTAIGRLARQASRGDELSPDDIDVVNLFAATPDIPPVLAGGGRQAGRTNARPHQALGTIARDAVRLFGPDVDGRIRECSADDCELVYLDTSRSGTRRWCSMQRCGNRAKVRAHRARAARGPKAHATIGA; this is encoded by the coding sequence ATGGCGACCGAAGCGATTCTCACCCGAGGCACCGGACAATGGATGGAGCCCAGCGATGGTCAGCGCTGGTGGTTCGACTCCGGGTCGCTCGCCCTCGACTTCGCCTACACCGGCGAGTTCGCGCACGCGGCCGACACGGACGGCGACAACGACCCCGACCGGCATGCCGTCCGTGACGCCCACGGCCTCAACGCCTGGCTGGTCGAGCGGTTCCCCGAGGTCGCGCCGACGGCCGGTGACCGCGAGTTCCGCGACGCCCGCACCCTCCGGACCGCCATCGGCCGCCTCGCGCGCCAGGCCAGCCGCGGCGACGAGCTGTCGCCCGACGACATCGACGTGGTCAACCTCTTCGCGGCGACTCCCGACATCCCGCCGGTCCTCGCCGGTGGTGGGCGCCAGGCGGGGCGCACGAACGCGCGTCCGCATCAGGCCCTTGGCACCATCGCCCGGGATGCGGTGCGCCTCTTCGGCCCGGACGTCGACGGCCGCATCCGCGAGTGCTCGGCCGACGACTGCGAGCTCGTCTACCTCGACACCTCGCGCAGCGGCACCCGGCGCTGGTGTTCGATGCAGCGCTGCGGCAACCGCGCGAAGGTGCGTGCTCATCGCGCCCGTGCGGCCCGCGGGCCGAAGGCGCACGCCACAATAGGGGCATGA
- a CDS encoding GNAT family protein, producing MTATRPDPATALEGATVRLRALTLDDLPDLFDAIGHPEVFAGGWGGGPAAYRDTYEEWREFILRYLAWDTANVTAVVLREGDRLVGTTTLGDFDLVNRSAHIGWTAYAPETWGTLVNAETKRLLLGTAFDHGFERVKLQADVLNARSRAAILRLGAQFEGVLRHTQLRADGTWRDTAVYSILSEEWPSVRDGLDARLGVAHA from the coding sequence ATGACCGCCACCCGCCCGGACCCGGCCACCGCGCTCGAGGGTGCGACCGTCCGTCTGCGTGCCCTCACCCTCGACGACCTGCCCGACCTGTTCGACGCGATCGGGCATCCCGAGGTCTTCGCCGGCGGCTGGGGAGGCGGTCCGGCCGCGTATCGCGACACCTACGAGGAGTGGCGGGAGTTCATCCTCCGCTACCTCGCCTGGGACACCGCGAACGTGACGGCCGTCGTGCTCCGCGAGGGCGACCGCCTGGTCGGTACGACCACGCTGGGCGACTTCGACCTGGTCAACCGCTCCGCCCACATCGGCTGGACCGCCTACGCTCCCGAGACCTGGGGCACGCTGGTGAACGCCGAGACCAAGCGGCTGCTGCTCGGGACGGCGTTCGACCACGGATTCGAACGCGTCAAGCTGCAGGCGGATGTGCTCAACGCGCGGTCACGCGCCGCGATCCTCCGCCTCGGCGCGCAGTTCGAGGGCGTCCTGCGGCACACCCAGCTGCGCGCGGACGGGACCTGGCGCGACACGGCCGTGTACTCCATCCTCAGCGAGGAATGGCCGAGCGTGCGGGACGGTCTGGACGCACGGCTCGGCGTCGCGCACGCCTGA
- a CDS encoding SprT-like domain-containing protein, whose translation MAELDRVRRWAEALIALHLDPAVWSFGFDNAKTRAGLCNYTSKRITVSRYLAARYEDDEIHQILLHEVAHALAGSHAGHGPRWRAIALDLGYEGKRLHGGAIADDLAPWVGTCPNGHTHYRYRKPARALACGACSRRFDAANLISWQHREVSPAQRRTAAAAATE comes from the coding sequence ATGGCCGAACTCGACCGTGTGCGCCGCTGGGCGGAAGCGCTGATCGCCCTCCACCTCGACCCGGCCGTCTGGAGCTTCGGCTTCGACAACGCCAAGACGCGCGCCGGCCTGTGCAACTACACGTCGAAGCGGATCACGGTCTCGCGCTACCTGGCGGCGCGGTACGAGGACGACGAGATCCACCAGATCCTCCTCCACGAGGTGGCCCACGCGCTCGCCGGATCCCACGCCGGGCACGGGCCGCGCTGGCGCGCCATCGCGCTCGACCTCGGGTACGAGGGCAAGCGTCTGCACGGCGGAGCGATCGCCGATGACCTGGCCCCGTGGGTCGGTACCTGCCCGAACGGGCACACCCACTACCGCTACCGCAAGCCGGCTCGCGCGCTCGCCTGCGGTGCGTGCAGCCGCCGCTTCGACGCGGCCAACCTCATCTCCTGGCAGCACCGCGAGGTGTCGCCGGCGCAGCGGCGCACGGCCGCGGCGGCAGCGACCGAGTAG
- a CDS encoding PQQ-dependent sugar dehydrogenase, giving the protein MFRHGRRLSLLALTAAVLVLAGCSTPPPPQPTVTRTPTSTPRPTASSAPVAAIPWQPSGQTTVLETGLESPWSVVPLPSASALISERDSGTIRERLPQGGLRTVGTVPGVVHTGESGLLGLAVPAESAPKYLYAYLTTADDNRVVRLPLSGVPGSYAIGAPEPVLTGIPKASNHDGGRLAFGPDGMLYVTAGDASNPGNAQDIASLGGKILRITPEGQVPGDNPFPGSPVWSYGHRNPQGIGWDSRGTMWASEFGQNTWDELNIIRPGSNYGWPVVEGVGGDPKYTDPVYQWPTDAASPSGLAVVGDTIFLAALRGERLWTAWSTDGAAPVTAAPFFEGELGRLRDVVAVGDRLWLLTNNTDGRGSPRSGDDRLVEAPLVPAQSVKRPG; this is encoded by the coding sequence ATGTTCCGTCACGGCCGCCGCCTGAGCCTCCTGGCTCTGACGGCGGCCGTGCTCGTTCTTGCGGGATGCTCGACTCCTCCGCCCCCGCAGCCGACGGTGACGCGCACACCGACGTCCACGCCCCGTCCCACGGCATCATCCGCGCCGGTCGCCGCCATCCCGTGGCAGCCGAGCGGGCAGACGACCGTGCTCGAGACCGGGCTGGAGTCGCCCTGGTCGGTCGTCCCGCTGCCGAGCGCATCGGCACTGATCAGCGAGCGTGACTCCGGCACCATCCGGGAGCGGCTGCCGCAGGGCGGACTCCGCACGGTCGGCACCGTCCCCGGCGTCGTCCACACCGGCGAGAGCGGCCTGCTCGGGCTCGCGGTGCCGGCCGAGTCCGCACCGAAGTACCTCTACGCGTACCTCACCACCGCAGACGACAACCGGGTGGTGCGCCTGCCGTTGTCCGGAGTGCCGGGGAGCTACGCGATCGGGGCGCCGGAGCCCGTGCTCACCGGCATCCCGAAGGCGTCGAATCACGACGGTGGACGCCTCGCGTTCGGCCCCGACGGGATGCTGTACGTGACCGCCGGGGACGCGTCGAACCCCGGCAACGCCCAGGACATCGCCTCGCTCGGCGGCAAGATCCTGCGCATCACCCCGGAGGGTCAGGTTCCGGGAGACAACCCGTTCCCCGGCTCGCCGGTCTGGTCGTACGGACACCGCAACCCGCAGGGGATCGGCTGGGATTCGCGTGGCACGATGTGGGCGAGCGAGTTCGGGCAGAACACCTGGGACGAGCTCAACATCATCCGCCCGGGGTCGAACTACGGATGGCCCGTCGTCGAGGGCGTCGGCGGCGATCCGAAGTACACCGACCCCGTCTACCAGTGGCCGACGGATGCGGCGAGTCCCAGTGGCCTGGCGGTCGTCGGCGACACCATCTTCCTGGCGGCGCTGCGCGGCGAGAGGCTGTGGACGGCCTGGTCGACCGACGGAGCGGCCCCGGTGACCGCGGCGCCGTTCTTCGAGGGCGAGCTGGGGCGGCTGCGCGACGTGGTCGCCGTCGGTGACCGCTTGTGGCTGCTCACGAACAACACCGATGGACGCGGTTCGCCCCGCTCCGGCGACGACCGGCTCGTCGAGGCTCCGCTCGTTCCCGCTCAGTCCGTCAAACGTCCGGGCTGA
- a CDS encoding DUF427 domain-containing protein, translating into MKAVLNDTVIAEAPQEDLIRIEGNWYFPPASVKSEYLVESDTPYTCPWKGECQYFSVKSDDGLLQDRAWSYPTPYPSSFDRVGKDYSNYVAFWKDVRVVD; encoded by the coding sequence ATGAAAGCCGTGCTGAACGACACCGTGATCGCCGAGGCCCCGCAGGAGGACCTCATCCGCATCGAGGGCAACTGGTACTTCCCTCCGGCGAGCGTCAAGTCCGAGTACCTCGTAGAGAGCGACACCCCGTACACGTGTCCGTGGAAGGGTGAGTGCCAGTACTTCTCCGTGAAGTCGGACGACGGCCTGCTGCAGGACCGCGCGTGGAGCTACCCGACGCCGTACCCGAGCTCCTTCGACCGGGTGGGCAAGGACTACAGCAACTACGTCGCGTTCTGGAAGGACGTCCGCGTCGTCGACTGA
- a CDS encoding 2-phosphosulfolactate phosphatase — MTQPTSLDSDTIPSEIPAAHRQAKYQVRFDWAADGAAAVAADADVVVWVDALADVPAPELPGDGAVLAAGLTDATSVARWILAEQVRLGRRAMIAVVAAGGATPSGSTRFAVEDLLAAGAVVDALASVGIDYSSPEAAAACAAFTGLRGAVAHLLTASVSGQERVAAGATPADIAPAGRLDSSDAVTVLRAPRQNGALAAE; from the coding sequence GTGACTCAGCCGACCTCTCTCGACTCCGACACGATCCCCTCCGAGATCCCGGCCGCGCACCGCCAGGCCAAGTACCAGGTGCGGTTCGACTGGGCGGCTGACGGCGCCGCCGCCGTCGCGGCCGACGCCGATGTGGTGGTGTGGGTGGATGCGCTCGCCGATGTCCCCGCGCCTGAACTGCCCGGCGACGGCGCCGTGCTGGCCGCCGGACTGACCGACGCCACCTCCGTCGCTCGCTGGATCCTCGCGGAGCAGGTCCGTCTCGGCCGCCGCGCGATGATCGCCGTCGTGGCCGCGGGAGGTGCGACCCCGTCCGGGTCGACCCGTTTCGCCGTGGAGGACCTGCTGGCGGCGGGTGCCGTGGTGGATGCGCTGGCCTCGGTCGGTATCGACTACTCCTCTCCGGAGGCCGCGGCGGCCTGCGCGGCGTTCACCGGACTGCGGGGCGCCGTCGCGCATCTGCTGACGGCCTCTGTCTCGGGCCAGGAGCGCGTGGCAGCGGGCGCCACCCCGGCCGACATCGCCCCCGCGGGCCGGCTCGATTCGTCCGACGCTGTGACGGTGCTCCGAGCTCCCCGCCAGAACGGTGCGCTCGCGGCGGAATGA
- a CDS encoding EVE domain-containing protein, with protein sequence MAIRYWLGVVQLDHVLRGVAGGFAQVNHGARAPLERMGPADGFVYYSPRASYPDGEPLKQFTAVGRLADDEVFQVTQGPAMQGPASDFKPWRRRVEWDHDAVATPIRPLLGALDFTRDKPDWGYQLRRGLIELSRHDFELIRRQMRPSPGETRPRRADHRITMAR encoded by the coding sequence ATGGCGATCCGTTACTGGCTGGGCGTTGTGCAGCTCGATCACGTGCTGCGCGGCGTCGCGGGCGGCTTCGCGCAGGTCAACCACGGCGCCCGGGCGCCGCTGGAGCGGATGGGGCCGGCCGACGGTTTCGTGTACTACTCGCCCAGGGCTTCGTATCCGGACGGCGAGCCGCTGAAGCAGTTCACGGCCGTCGGCCGCCTGGCCGACGACGAGGTGTTCCAGGTGACGCAGGGGCCGGCGATGCAGGGTCCGGCGTCGGATTTCAAGCCGTGGCGGCGACGGGTCGAGTGGGATCACGACGCCGTGGCGACGCCCATCCGTCCGCTGCTCGGCGCTCTCGACTTCACCCGCGACAAGCCGGACTGGGGGTACCAGCTGCGCCGCGGGCTCATCGAGTTGTCCCGGCACGACTTCGAGCTGATCCGCCGGCAGATGCGCCCGTCACCGGGCGAAACACGGCCGCGCCGCGCCGACCACCGCATTACGATGGCCCGGTGA